From the Planktothricoides raciborskii GIHE-MW2 genome, the window ATAAACCAATGGATTGACCTAAATTCACAGCGATCGCTCCTGATTATTGGTGGGTGACAACGGCAATAATTCGTTTTGAAGCAATTGGGATTTTTTAATTCGCCAAGTTAAGAACCCACCGAGGCACAAAGGGGGCAGTAAAACCGCTCCGAGGGCGATCGCGCTCACGGGGGGAATAGGTAATAAAGGCCCAATATACTTAATTCCTAGGGAAATTAAGGCAGAAGCCACCATGACTTTGAGCAAAAATTTAACCACATTACTATCCATACTATCCATTACTAGGTATCACTGTCTGGAGTTATTCATCACCCATTACCGAGGGATCTGGTAGGAGCCATGAATCAATTTCCCCTACCTATCGGGTTTGATCGGCAAACAAAGGGTCAGTCAGGGAATATTATAAAGCATACTGATGCAAGTAATCAGTCACCGAAAATTTTATTATTTTTTTTTATTTGTTTTTGTAATTTTTTGATTAATTTGACAATTATTTTTGCTCCACCGTTGGGGTGGCCAGAATTTCTTGACCGCGCAGGGTAAAATAAAAGCTAGTTCCTTGATTTTCTTCGGATTCAACCCAGAGCCGTCCCCCGTGGTTATCAATAATTTTTTGACAGACCGCTAACCCAATGCCGGTCCCCGGATATTGCTCTGAGTTATGTAAACGTTGAAACACTTGGAATATCCGCTGAAAATCCTCAGCACATATGCCTATGCCATTGTCATGGATGCCAATTAAGTATTCAAAATTTATTCTGGGTTCAACGGTGATTTTAATTTGCGGTTTTACCTGGGGATTACGATACTTAATCCCATTACTAATTAGGTTTTGAAAAAGTTGTTCAATTTGCACTTCATCGCCAATAAAGTTAGGCAGGTTATCTCGGACTATCACCGCGTGGCTGCTTTCAATTTCGGCTTGCAACGATTCTAATACCTGAGCCAGCATTTTGTTTCCATCTACGGGTTTAAATTCTAGATGTTTGCAGCCGATCCGCGAATATTCTAACAGCGCCCCAATCAATTTGTTCATGCGATAGCCTCCGGTAATAATCCTGTCTAGATAATGCTTACCTTTTTCGTCTAGGTACTGCTGATATTTCTGGTTTAAAATTTGGGCAAAGCCGATGATTGTTTGCAATGGCGATCGCAAATCATGGGAGGCAATATAAGCAAATTGTTCTAAGTCTTGGTTGGATTGTTCTAGTTTGGAGTTTAATTTAATCAGTTCAGTATTTAACTGCTCTAAGCGGATATTTTGGGCTTTGAGTTGCTCGTTTTGCTCGGCGATCGCCCGCCGTTGCCTTTGGATAGTTAATTGATTTTCAATCCGCGCCATGACTTCCTTCATGTGAAAGGGTTTGGTAATGTAGTCAATCCCCCCTACTTCAAAGGCTTTTAACTTATCCACTTCATCATCTAAGGCGGTCAAAAAAATCACTGGAATACTCGCGGTACTGGCTTCAGCTTTTAAATATCTGCATACTTCATAGCCGTCCATTTCCGGCATCAGAATATCTAACAAAATCAGATCCGGAGGCTCAGATTTAACCACGTTCAAAGCTTGAATCCCGTTGAGGACTCGTCGGACTTCATAGCCATAATCCGTCAACATGGAAAACAATAT encodes:
- a CDS encoding response regulator, translating into MNYNGDILIVDDHVENLQILFSMLTDYGYEVRRVLNGIQALNVVKSEPPDLILLDILMPEMDGYEVCRYLKAEASTASIPVIFLTALDDEVDKLKAFEVGGIDYITKPFHMKEVMARIENQLTIQRQRRAIAEQNEQLKAQNIRLEQLNTELIKLNSKLEQSNQDLEQFAYIASHDLRSPLQTIIGFAQILNQKYQQYLDEKGKHYLDRIITGGYRMNKLIGALLEYSRIGCKHLEFKPVDGNKMLAQVLESLQAEIESSHAVIVRDNLPNFIGDEVQIEQLFQNLISNGIKYRNPQVKPQIKITVEPRINFEYLIGIHDNGIGICAEDFQRIFQVFQRLHNSEQYPGTGIGLAVCQKIIDNHGGRLWVESEENQGTSFYFTLRGQEILATPTVEQK